From Candidatus Thermoplasmatota archaeon, one genomic window encodes:
- a CDS encoding MoxR family ATPase, producing the protein MNSREESWKISNNIIKEAEKAIVGKENVLKFVVAGVLCDGHILIEDFPGLAKTLMAKTLARILGCSFRRVQFTPDVLPADIIGTYVYDESSGEFKLRKGPLFTNILLADEINRAPPKTQSALLEAMQERQATIEGITHVLPKPFIVMATQNPIEYEGTYPLPEAQIDRFLMRLRIGYPDKKDEIEIMRRRIARKSEDVNVDLIANPTKVLELQKAVEEIHIDSSIQEYIVEIIARTRADKRLVLGASPRGSLAVFKIARAIAILNNRDYVTPDDVKRAVIPGVAHRLILKPEIRVRGVTSENVLEDILRQVPVPAL; encoded by the coding sequence ATGAATAGTAGAGAGGAGTCGTGGAAAATATCAAATAATATAATCAAAGAAGCAGAGAAAGCAATAGTAGGAAAAGAAAATGTTCTGAAATTTGTTGTGGCTGGAGTACTTTGCGATGGGCATATACTTATTGAGGATTTTCCAGGCTTGGCTAAAACTCTAATGGCGAAAACACTTGCTCGCATACTAGGCTGTAGTTTCAGAAGGGTTCAATTTACACCCGATGTACTGCCGGCAGATATTATAGGTACTTATGTGTATGATGAAAGCTCAGGTGAATTCAAGCTTCGTAAAGGACCTTTATTCACTAATATTTTATTAGCTGACGAAATTAATAGAGCACCCCCTAAAACGCAATCAGCTTTACTTGAAGCAATGCAGGAGAGGCAAGCCACAATAGAAGGAATTACTCATGTATTACCCAAACCTTTTATTGTGATGGCTACTCAAAACCCAATTGAATACGAAGGTACTTACCCGTTACCAGAAGCTCAAATAGATAGGTTTTTAATGCGCCTAAGAATAGGGTATCCTGATAAAAAGGATGAGATTGAGATTATGCGAAGAAGAATAGCCAGGAAAAGCGAAGATGTAAACGTTGATCTTATAGCAAATCCTACGAAAGTACTTGAGTTACAGAAAGCAGTTGAAGAAATCCATATTGATAGCTCTATCCAGGAATATATTGTAGAAATAATCGCAAGGACAAGGGCTGATAAAAGATTGGTTTTAGGCGCTAGCCCCAGAGGCTCTTTAGCTGTTTTCAAAATTGCAAGAGCCATTGCTATACTTAACAACCGCGATTACGTTACGCCTGACGATGTGAAAAGAGCTGTAATCCCAGGGGTAGCGCATAGATTGATACTAAAGCCTGAGATTAGAGTAAGAGGCGTTACAAGCGAGAATGTTCTAGAAGATATTCTGAGGCAAGTACCGGTGCCTGCACTATGA